In Elaeis guineensis isolate ETL-2024a chromosome 1, EG11, whole genome shotgun sequence, a genomic segment contains:
- the LOC105032443 gene encoding SWI/SNF complex component SNF12 homolog codes for MASNSNNQSRAIGGPSPLLNRGIGSPAANQPSLLRPPSLPQAPGGSPFQGLCQTPPQSQVRSPFQVQFGNAVLGTVGASSPSFPTPGSSAAKRPPQKLLARPTAPAPAAANFSFKSAELTPAARRKKRKLPEKQLPDRVAALLPESALYTQLLEFEARVDAALARKKIDIQEGLKNPPSLQRTLRIYVFNTFANQTRTIPEPKNSEPPWWSLKIIGRILEDAVDPDPASGLPKPNPMYPKFSSFFKRITIALDSTLYPENPTIIWENSRSPAPHEGFEVKRKGDKEFTASIRLEMNYNPEKFKLSPALMEVLGIEVDTRARIIAGIWQYVKAKKLQNPSDPSYFTCDPPLKKVFGEDKMKFAMLSQKISRHLSTPQPINLEHRIRLSGNGAVGNACYDVLVDVPFPLQREMSAFLANTEKYKEIEACDEAICTSIKKIHEHRRRRAFFLGFSQSPVEFINTLIASQSRDLKLVAGEASHNAEREHRSDFYNQPWVEDAVIRYLNHKPAGGNDAPGST; via the exons ATGGCGTCGAACAGCAACAACCAATCAAGGGCAATCGGGGGCCCTTCGCCTCTTCTGAACCGGGGAATAGGCTCGCCGGCGGCCAACCAGCCCTCCCTTCTCCGCCCACCCTCGCTGCCTCAGGCGCCGGGTGGTTCCCCTTTCCAAGGCCTTTGTCAGACCCCGCCCCAGTCCCAGGTCCGCTCCCCGTTCCAGGTCCAGTTCGGAAACGCCGTGCTCGGCACCGTtggagcctcctccccttccttcccCACCCCAGGCTCGTCGGCCGCGAAAAGACCCCCTCAGAAGCTGCTGGCTCGCCCCACGGCACCCGCCCCTGCTGCTGCCAATTTTAGCTTCAAGTCTGCGGAGCTGACCCCGGCTGCCCGGAGAAAGAAGCGGAAGCTTCCGGAGAAGCAGCTGCCTGACCGGGTCGCTGCTCTCTTGCCCGAATCCGCCCTCTACACCCAATTGCTTGAATTCGAGGCCCGGGTGGATGCTGCCCTTGCAAGGAAGAAGATTGACATCCAGGAAGGCTTAAAAAACCCTCCTTCCTTGCAGAGGACCCTCAGGATTTATGTCTTCAATACTTTTGCCAACCAGACCCGCACAATTCCTGAGCCAAAGAATTCTGAGCCCCCTTGGTGGTCCCTGAAGATCATTGGTAGGATATTAGAAGATGCTGTGGATCCCGATCCTGCCAGCGGGCTGCCTAAGCCCAATCCTATGTATCCTAAGTTCTCATCTTTCTTTAAGAGGATTACCATTGCTCTGGACTCGACACTCTACCCAGAAAACCCGACAATTATATGGGAGAATTCACGCTCACCAGCACCACACGAGGGCTTTGAGGTTAAGCGGAAAGGAGACAAGGAGTTCACTGCCAGCATAAGGCTGGAGATGAATTATAACCCCGAGAAGTTTAAATTGTCACCTGCATTGATGGAGGTTCTGGGGATCGAGGTTGATACACGTGCCAGAATTATAGCTGGGATATGGCAATATGTCAAGGCAAAGAAGTTGCAGAACCCAAGTGATCCCTCCTATTTTACTTGTGATCCACCTTTGAAGAAGGTATTCGGAGAAGACAAGATGAAGTTTGCCATGTTGTCACAGAAGATCTCGCGGCATTTGTCTACTCCACAACCAATTAATTTGGAGCATAGGATCAGGCTTTCAGGGAATGGTGCAGTGGGCAATGCTTGTTATGATGTGCTGGTTGATGTTCCTTTCCCACTACAGAGAGAAATGTCGGCCTTCCTTGCTAACACAGAGAAATACAAAGAAATTGAGGCCTGCGATGAAGCTATTTGCACTTCTATTAAGAAGATTCATGAGCACCGCAGGAGGAGGGCATTCTTTCTTGGGTTCAGTCAGTCGCCAGTGGAGTTTATAAATACTTTGATTGCTTCTCAGAGTAGGGACTTGAAGCTTGTTGCTGGGGAAGCAAGTCATAATGCTGAAAGGGAACATCGTTCTGACTTCTATAACCAGCCATG GGTTGAAGATGCTGTCATACGTTATCTAAATCACAAGCCAGCAGGGGGCAATGATGCTCCTGGTAGCACATGA